ATCATTGGAGACATTTGTACTCAGGTGCACCAACTTTTAGAAAGTACAAGCAACTTAGACTAAACTATATCTTATTTACCTATTCTTATTCAGTGTATATTTGTATACTTGGGTGTGATAAAATCCGAACTTGAAATCactactaatatatatatatataaatcccCTATATTCTTGAATAACTAATACCTTCGTAACTCTATTATTAGAAACCAGATATTGCACTCTGGTTTGCTAAAAGTTGCTTCCTGCTGATACTGACTAGAAAACCACAGTATTAACAGATGTAAAACATTGATTCATACAGATTGAAAATGTATCAAAACAAACAGATTCATGTATACTGACTTGAGATTCAAAACTGGAACGAATAGCCTAATTGAATTGAAGTGCAAATATCCATAACAAGTTTAAATATTCAGAACAAGAAAAGAGAGATACCTAGGAGAACGGATATTTCGACAAACTGAAGAAAGACCTCCAATATCGTATTTAAACGAAAAACCAGCAACATACAAATCTCAAgaccaaaaatcaaaatacagTCATGATTTCCTAGTAGCCTGCAGAGTATCAGAAACTCCTCTCACGACATCATCGAGGATTCAAGGCTTAGCCCTTGGATGCTAGCTTTTCCTTGGCTTTCTGGATCTTCAAAACCTTCTTAACAATCTTTTGTTCTTCAACCAAAAAGGCTCTGATGATCCTGTACAAGACAACATCTAGTGAGTTGGAAGAACACTAATTTTGTTTTAACGGTTTGAGAACACTCTAGTGCACCTAAAATATACCTTTCACGTACAGCACTGCCTGACAACACACCACCATAAGCACGGTTCACAGTCCTCCTGTTCCTAGACAACCTGGATCTCTTGTACTCAGCAGGTCTCAAGTGTGGAATCTGCAAAAAGAGAAGTCTTTAAGCCATTGAAATGATGACTCCTAAAACAACTATATAATCAAAAGCAGTAGGCATCTGCATTcatgttttaaatataaattgcTGATAACTACAGAGAACATGCGTTACGTGATGAGGAAGTAATCTGCCCCAAACCATTAGAAAATGTTACACCGATAATATTCTAGGtacatgaaatttatttttgagatgCACCGATAGCTACAGAGAACATCTGTTAGTTGATGAGGAAGTAATCTGCCTCAAACCATTAGAAAATGTTACACTGATGATATTCTAGaagtacataaaaaaaattgagatgcatttaggcataatacatttAATAAAGGGAAGTTGACCTAAAACACAATGATGTTATTACGAGAAATATCCTAAAAGCTTTACCCTTTGTTATACTTGGACTCGTACACTTTTTTGTATAACATTGATAATCAGGCCCAGCTTGATGAGGTTATCATACACTTGTTGCAAGCAAATTGTCTCTGATTTGCAGCCTAATAGGTTCCAACTTGAAGTATAATAGAGggtattttaaaaacaatagcAAGTATAGAGGTGAAAATTTCAACCTTTATACCAAAGTAATTTCAAAGGTGGAATGCACTCGGTCTATGCTAGAGCTCAACGGCAAGGGTATGATGGCACCAAAACATAAAGGATAAAgtaaaatgagtatattttgcACAATAGAGGGATAACTTCATCCATTTCTCTATATAGAAAAACTGCATGTTAATTAAGATGTCATATAGTTACATCATGTTATCAGGAGTCAC
The window above is part of the Solanum pennellii chromosome 5, SPENNV200 genome. Proteins encoded here:
- the LOC107020871 gene encoding 60S ribosomal protein L34-like codes for the protein MVQRLTYRKRHSYATKSNQHRVVKTPGGKLIYQTTKKRANGPKCPVTGKRIQGIPHLRPAEYKRSRLSRNRRTVNRAYGGVLSGSAVRERIIRAFLVEEQKIVKKVLKIQKAKEKLASKG